A single window of Gossypium hirsutum isolate 1008001.06 chromosome A10, Gossypium_hirsutum_v2.1, whole genome shotgun sequence DNA harbors:
- the LOC107897608 gene encoding B-box zinc finger protein 18 isoform X1, whose protein sequence is MRTLCDACESAAAVVFCAADEAALCSACDVKVHKCNKLASRHVRVGLENPRDVPRCDICENAPGFFYCEIDGSSLCLQCDMAVHVGGKRTHGRYLLLRQRVEFPGEKPGNVEDPTSQQVGPNDTIRGQNQITKTTAGEKQQNHKDSPVEEKDAKVDGHHNMGSEMIDLNMKPHW, encoded by the exons ATGCGAACCCTTTGTGATGCTTGTGAAAGTGCTGCTGCTGTTGTCTTCTGTGCGGCTGATGAGGCTGCTCTTTGCTCTGCCTGTGATGTAAAA GTCCACAAGTGCAATAAGCTTGCCAGCCGACATGTCCGAGTGGGTCTGGAAAATCCAAGGGATGTTCCTCGCTGTGACATATGTGAAAACGCACCTG GCTTCTTTTACTGTGAGATAGATGGAAGCTCCCTTTGTTTGCAATGTGATATGGCTGTACATGTTGGAGGTAAAAGAACCCATGGAAGATATCTTTTATTAAGGCAGAGAGTTGAG TTTCCAGGGGAAAAACCTGGTAATGTAGAGGACCCAACTTCACAACAGGTGGGTCCCAATGACACCATAAGAGGCCAAAATCAGATAACTAAAACAACAGCAGGAGAGAAGCAACAAAATCACAAGGATTCTCCTGTTGAAGAGAAGGATGCTAAAGTTGATGGCCATCATAATATGGGATCTGAAATGATAGATTTGAATATGAAGCCTCATTGGTGA
- the LOC107897608 gene encoding B-box zinc finger protein 18 isoform X2, producing MRTLCDACESAAAVVFCAADEAALCSACDVHKCNKLASRHVRVGLENPRDVPRCDICENAPGFFYCEIDGSSLCLQCDMAVHVGGKRTHGRYLLLRQRVEFPGEKPGNVEDPTSQQVGPNDTIRGQNQITKTTAGEKQQNHKDSPVEEKDAKVDGHHNMGSEMIDLNMKPHW from the exons ATGCGAACCCTTTGTGATGCTTGTGAAAGTGCTGCTGCTGTTGTCTTCTGTGCGGCTGATGAGGCTGCTCTTTGCTCTGCCTGTGAT GTCCACAAGTGCAATAAGCTTGCCAGCCGACATGTCCGAGTGGGTCTGGAAAATCCAAGGGATGTTCCTCGCTGTGACATATGTGAAAACGCACCTG GCTTCTTTTACTGTGAGATAGATGGAAGCTCCCTTTGTTTGCAATGTGATATGGCTGTACATGTTGGAGGTAAAAGAACCCATGGAAGATATCTTTTATTAAGGCAGAGAGTTGAG TTTCCAGGGGAAAAACCTGGTAATGTAGAGGACCCAACTTCACAACAGGTGGGTCCCAATGACACCATAAGAGGCCAAAATCAGATAACTAAAACAACAGCAGGAGAGAAGCAACAAAATCACAAGGATTCTCCTGTTGAAGAGAAGGATGCTAAAGTTGATGGCCATCATAATATGGGATCTGAAATGATAGATTTGAATATGAAGCCTCATTGGTGA